One genomic region from Triplophysa dalaica isolate WHDGS20190420 chromosome 23, ASM1584641v1, whole genome shotgun sequence encodes:
- the rmc1 gene encoding regulator of MON1-CCZ1 complex, which produces MNMSDDYYLELSDNPVQFENASSVNNVFFDEANKQVFAVRSGGATGVVVKGPDDKSSVAFRMEDKGEVKCIKFSLGNKILAVQRTLKSVDFKNFIPDYPHLEFSHECKTKNANILGFCWTNWNEVVFITDQGIEFYQVLPDKRTLKLLKSQNINVNWYMYCPETAVLLLSTTVQGNVLQPFAFKTATMSKMTKFEIELPVVPKPAKLSLSERDIAVATIYDQLYVMYLKHHSRTTNSPGAEVTLYHLPREGTCKKTHVLKLNTTGKFALNVVDNLVVVHHQSSQTSLIFDIKLRESEGPVSAHQPVLPARSINPCKIPLTGPAAAPSQGSVPCELYSSSWSVFQPDIIISASEGYLWYLQVKLQPTLNLLQDKGKLMDFLLRRRDCKMVILSVCSQMLVGADKGNLSVVATVFDKLNQVYKEYLDAEQAYTTAMESGPSRSSMSYKRPVRTQAVIDQSDMYTHVLSDFTERKGVNHKFIIAVLMEYIRSLNQFQISVQHYLYELVIKTLVQHNLFYMLHQFLQYHVLSDSKPLACLLLSLESTYPAAHQLSLDMLKRLSTANDEIVEVLLSKQQVLGALRFIRSVGGHDNISARKFLDASRQTSDTMLFYTIFRFFEQRNMRLRGNPVFNQGEHCEEHVAYFKQIFGETALMKPATV; this is translated from the exons atgaATATGAGCGACGATTATTACCTGGAGCTCAGCGACAATCCTGTGCAGTTTGAAAACGCGTCGAGCGTCAACAATGTGTTTTTCGACGAGGCAAATAAACAG GTATTTGCTGTGCGGTCTGGTGGGGCCACAGGTGTTGTGGTTAAAGGACCTGATGACAAGAGCTCAGTGGCTTTCAG AATGGAGGACAAAGGTGAGGTGAAGTGCATCAAATTCTCATTGGGGAACAAAATCTTAGCGGTTCAGCGTACTTTGAAGTCAGTT gaTTTCAAAAACTTCATTCCTGATTATCCACACCTGGAATTCTCCCATGAGTGCAAG ACAAAGAATGCCAATATTCTTGGGTTTTGTTGGACCAACTGGAATGAAGTTGTGTTCATCACTGACCAGGGAATAGAGTTCTATCAG GTTCTGCCTGATAAACGAACATTAAAACTCTTAAAGAGCCAGAACATCAATGTGAACTGGTACATGTATTGTCCAGAAACAGCCGTGCTTCTCCTCTCCACCACAGTACAAGGCAACGTCCTACAGCCTTTTGCTTTCAAG ACTGCAACTATGTCAAAGATGACCAAATTTGAGATCGAACTTCCAGTGGTGCCCAAACCAGCCAAGCTCAGCCTTTCTGAACGGGACATCGCTGTTGCCACAAT CTATGATCAGCTGTATGTGATGTATTTAAAGCATCACTCCAGGACTACTAACAGTCCAGGAGCCGAGGTGACCCTCTATCATTTACCCCG aGAAGGCACTTGTAAGAAGACTCACGTGCTTAAACTGAACACCACAGGAAAGTTTGCGCTGAACGTGGTGGATAATCTGGTTGTCGTCCACCATCAAAGCTCTCAG acgTCACTTATCTTTGATATAAAGCTGAGAGAGTCAGAGGGTCCCGTGAGCGCTCATCAACCGGTTCTTCCTGCTCGATCCATCAATCCCTGTAAGATCCCCCTAACAG GACCTGCAGCTGCTCCGAGTCAAGGCTCTGTGCCCTGTGAACTGT ACTCATCGTCTTGGAGCGTCTTTCAACCAGATATCATCATCAGTGCCAGTGAAG GATATCTGTGGTACCTTCAGGTGAAGCTGCAGCCCACACTCAACCTCCTGCAGGATAAAGGGAAACTCATGGACTTCCTGTTGCGGAGACGAGACTGCAAAATGGTTATTCTGTCTGTGTGCTCGCAAA TGCTGGTTGGGGCAGATAAGGGGAATCTGTCTGTCGTGGCCACAGTGTTTGATAAACTCAATCAAGTGTACAAAGAATACCTAGACGCAGAGCAAGCGTACACTACG GCAATGGAGTCCGGTCCAAGCCGCTCCAGCATGTCTTACAAAAGACCTGTTCGGACCCAGGCGGTCATAGACCAGTCTGATATGTACACTCACGTACTGTCCGACTTCACTGAGAGGAAG GGTGTGAACCATAAGTTTATCATTGCAGTCCTTATGGAGTACATAAGATCTCTAAACCAGTTTCAAATCTCCGTCCAG CATTACTTATATGAGCTGGTCATCAAAACGTTGGTCCAGCACAATCTTTTCTACATGCTTCACCAGTTTCTTCAGTATCACGTCCTGAGCGACTCCAAACCTCTG GCCTGTCTGCTTCTGTCTCTAGAGAGCACATATCCAGCAGCTCACCAGCTCTCTTTAGATATGCTCAAG aggCTTTCCACAGCGAATGATGAGATCGTGGAGGTTCTTCTCTCAAAACAGCAGGTTTTAGGAGCTCTGCGTTTCATTCGTAGCGTCGGAGGCCACGACAACATCTCTGCGCGGAAATTTCTGGATGCCTCGCGGCAGACAAGCGACACGATGTTGTTTTACACCATTTTCCGATTCTTTGAGCAGAGGAATATGAGGTTACGTGGGAATCCGGTTTTTAACCAAG GAGAACACTGTGAGGAACATGTGGCCTACTTCAAACAAATCTTTGGAGAGACCGCTTTGATGAAACCAGCAACTGTGTGA
- the spice1 gene encoding spindle and centriole-associated protein 1, whose protein sequence is MSLVRMNRHLYGQRPVRTKKVSAPKKEWVSTVNDLSVHKATPDELARRHEKHRSQNRVAAQWELRENASRRRMKNQPPSPPGLDKARLNIIREVFSDQCQLRDVIARSDKALALVKDLFGDEPRRHTGFPTITMAPDCDSDSDLPVQQRPDPPTQLSLLSQSMMDQQALNELEEFEEEYDEEDLDTLEHFSSASEMHRKRNKCRTKSLPCGSKYLDPKLPRTPRGTREPKDKSALNATVALQRLKSSQTQPDTSQSTLQVDQVLNPESASTKSGPKGSRGRSRNTTGLNGSGLSSLGGNQSSLELLQSMLEQVENELDSLDPQEPSSSEAGHQQWKQGLTGFSVALVSTVGRLASHLRKKEEQSQQEAEKRRKLEEVLKEQRALIDALTVESLTMRDETAALQVRFQQQVSELEQRLDAVVLVLGGSDSAVHILDDTAQKGGYHETVHGCIEKYQHVQQQDTITRAVLLSPPRQRDGLPPAASYTRSHAPPLPYSGSCTATGSQCSLEDLDIPCSSSSYASLPRPTPLLDFLSQDARIGDVVEFTHQNAEIQAQLDQNRPTPAGASVSREESATRLSSTSFVARPASDQQHTQQPVCVQRSSTTDIEQKLQELNRQTAEARAKLLELIEQQKQSSSLRVSPVISPVPHHSTSIYTAVKGLTPEPFLTIPERNHSPQPTVSGTSSAGRLSPQSLESLEIQGIQSQVGKVKGEGWFALSAHVK, encoded by the exons ATGTCCTTAGTGCGTATGAACCGTCATTTATATGGTCAAAGACCCGTGCGAACCAAGAAGGTGTCTGCACCCAAGAAGGAATGGGTG AGCACAGTCAATGATCTTTCGGTACATAAAGCAACACCAGATGAACTG GCCAGACGCCATGAGAAGCACAGGTCTCAGAACAGGGTTGCGGCACAGTGGGAATTAAGAGAAAATGCATCACGCCGACGGATGAAGAATCAGCCCCCCAGCCCACCAGGACTTGATAAAGCCAGGCTCAACATCATCAGAGAG GTATTCTCTGACCAGTGCCAGTTGCGGGATGTTATTGCACGTTCAGACAAAGCTTTGGCTCTAGTGAAAGACCTGTTTGGGGATGAACCCCGTCGGCACACAG GGTTCCCCACCATTACAATGGCACCTGATTGTGACTCAGACTCTGATCTTCCTGTTCAACAAAGACCTGATCCTCCCACACAGCTGTCACTACTCAGCCAATCTATGATGGATCAACAG gCACTGAATGAATTGGAGGAGTTCGAAGAGGAATATGACGAAGAAGATCTAGACACTTTAGAACACTTCAGTTCTGCTTCTGAAATGCACAG aaaaagaaataaatgcagGACAAAGTCCTTGCCATGTGGCTCAAAATATCTGGACCCAAAGCTACCTCGAACACCACGTGGTACCAGAGAACCAAAGGACAAATCGG CCCTGAATGCCACAGTTGCACTACAACGCTTAAAATCAAGTCAGACTCAGCCTGACACAAGTCAGTCTACGTTACAAGTCGACCAGGTTCTCAATCCTGAGTCTGCTTCCACTAAATCAG GTCCTAAGGGCAGTAGAGGGCGCTCAAGAAACACCACCGGTCTAAACGGCTCAGGATTGAGTTCTTTGGGAGGGAACCAGTCTAGTCTGGAGCTTCTACAGAGTATGTTAGAGCAGGTAGAGAATGAACTGGACTCTCTGGATCCACAGGAGCCTTCAAGCTCTGAAGCTGGACATCAGCAATGGAAACAGGGCCTGACCGGCTTCTCTGTTGCTTTAGTATCTACGGTTGGACGTCTAGCCAGTCATTTAAGAAAG AAGGAAGAGCAGTCCCAACAGGAGGCCGAGAAGAGAAGAAAGCTAGAGGAGGTTTTGAAGGAGCAGAGGGCTTTGATCGATGCTCTAACTGTGGAGTCTCTCACAATGCGAGATGAGACAGCTGCTCTGCAG GTGAGGTTTCAGCAGCAGGTATCTGAACTGGAACAGCGTCTGGATGCTGTAGTGCTTGTTCTGGGAGGATCAGATTCTGCAGTTCACATTCTAGACGACACGGCTCAAA aaggTGGGTATCATGAGACAGTACATGGCTGTATTGAAAAATATCAACATGTACAGCAACAGGACACCATCACTAGAGCTGTGCTGCTCTCTCCACCTCGGCAGAGAGATGGTCTGCCCCCTGCAG CGTCTTACACACGATCACACGCACCTCCGCTGCCCTATAGTGGCTCCTGCACTGCAACAGGAAGTCAGTGTTCACTGGAGGATTTGGACATCCCCTGTTCTTCTTCCTCATACGCCAGCCTGCCACGCCCCACTCCTCTACTGGACTTTCTTTCCCAGGATGCCAGGATCGGGGATGTTGTCGAGTTTACACATCAGAATGCAGAAATCCAGGCCCAGCTGGATCAAAACCGCCCAACTCCAGCTGGAGCATCAGTATCCAGAGAGGAGAGTGCCACCAGGTTGTCTTCAACCAGTTTTGTAGCAAGACCAGCATCAGATcaacaacacacacagcag cCTGTTTGTGTACAGAGATCTTCAACGACAGATATTGAACAAAAACTGCAGGAGTTGAACCGACAAACCGCAGAAGCTAGAGCTAAACTATTAGAACTCATTGAGCAACAGAAACAGAGTTCGTCTCTTAGAGTTTCCCCTGTAATTTCTCCAGTACCACATCATTCAACAAGCATTTATACAG CTGTTAAAGGCTTAACGCCAGAGCCATTTCTGACAATTCCTGAGAGAAACCATTCACCACAGCCCACTGTAAGCGGCACAAG TTCAGCTGGAAGACTATCACCACAAAGTTTAGAAAGTTTGGAAATCCAAGGCATTCAGAGTCAA GTGGGCAAGGTGAAAGGAGAGGGCTGGTTTGCTTTGTCCGCTCACGTCAAATAA
- the LOC130413642 gene encoding uncharacterized protein LOC130413642: MASSLDKSQDSRPGNRQMVKARLLSSRQLLVEALYHLGPLLDCVLAEGLLTTDNSFEINAERTPTNKARKLLEIVDAQMDESDASLFMQCLRNCKKHYPRLRTWLSSEDDMLNVASFQQGPTECHLQTHFSVLCSRLGCSVLPVSLELFSRGILTQLELEKVQAVPTPTQQAQSLLSICLKKGEKACKSFYAALKVEDQQLAEELDVNGLVEDLPCVSQNKEQEGCSVPIAVEETGGHRRAALPLSGRLQQVMVQLGMTVGDEIRFNACELGVAMGLPRRTVRECLLEGVGIEDSAQLEALVSLYMEKTQNAERLQSRVKELSPQCFQLSERGCLLLRLVQKAETLLRSGTHSHLHSWDHLHDQDHLCSWDHLHSGDRTDQRTVWAIFSFLVWDCMAEVLEEPEAKSSGGLMGMIEQLRTSGGVEACLLEEVEQCWTEGDAECLLQSVRVLAQILRDLHPRQENFMLSSQVEGLSLCRPGSITRVTSFQGFSARIIRKALNSMVPSSSDQDVTPLARQYREMCVRIARLLEAVRPNKETFDFSNPTITAVTQHVRLVLSDRAFGSGAFDAGVRHRLLSVLEFNPAQLGLGSLMRLHQKTLSHLESYLQLGEHHNFQFVLESVRILGPAKLLSVRKVYGPVAIDSGVEEVLRFRTSELTSFLVRIHCLCYEEGRGCFKVGTPRCMCMDLPKAEGLREMLAGNILAEVRGKVWIREGESEGWDKLESLAQKCSAQIRDEGCCFKVINSGLECEIKFIYRSQRLWAEPHRDCEVN, encoded by the exons ATGGCATCCTCACTCGACAAATCTCAGGATTCac GACCAGGTAACAGGCAAATGGTGAAGGCCCGTCTCCTGTCTTCCAGACAGCTTCTGGTGGAAGCTCTCTATCATCTGGGCCCTCTGCTAGACTGTGTTTTGGCTGAAGGGCTGCTCACTACAGACAACTCTTTTGAGATTAACGCTGAACGGACACCAACAAATAAAGCCCGAAAACTTTTAGAGATCGTTGATGCTCAGATGGATGAGAGTGACGCGTCTCTCTTCATGCAGTGCTTGAGAAACTGCAAAAAACACTACCCGCGATTGCGAACATGGTTATCTTCAGAAGACG ACATGTTGAATGTGGCAAGTTTTCAGCAAGGTCCGACAG AATGTCACCTCCAGACACACTTCAGTGTTTTATGCTCGCGCTTGGGTTGTTCTGTTCTGCCCGTCTCATTGGAACTCTTCTCCAGAGGCATTCTGACTCAGCTGGAACTGGAAAAGGTCCAAGCAGTACCCACTCCAACCCAGCAAGCACAATCTCTGCTGTCCATCTGTCTGAAGAAAGGAGAAAAGGCTTGCAAGAGCTTTTACGCAGCGCTAAAGGTTGAGGACCAGCAGTTGGCCGAGGAACTCGACG TTAATGGTCTGGTGGAAGATCTTCCATGCGTGTCACAAAATAAAGAGCAGGAGGGCTGCAGCGTACCGATAGCAGTGGAGGAAACGGGAGGTCATAGGAGGGCAGCTTTGCCTCTCTCAG GACGCCTGCAGCAGGTCATGGTTCAGCTGGGTATGACTGTTGGAGATGAAATAAGGTTTAATGCCTGTGAGCTGGGTGTGGCCATGGGCTTGCCGCGTCGGACAGTCAGAGAGTGTCTTCTTGAAGGGGTCGGCATAGAAGACTCAGCACAGCTGGAGGCTCTAGTGTCCCTCTATATGGAGAAGACACAGAATGCGGAAAGACTACAAAGCAGAGTGAAAGAGCTCAGTCCTCAAT GCTTTCAGCTCTCTGAGAGGGGGTGTTTGTTGTTGAGATTAGTCCAAAAGGCTGAGACTCTGCTGCGCAGTGGGACCCACAGCCACCTGCACAGCTGGGACCACCTGCACGATCAGGACCATTTATGCAGCTGGGACCACCTACATTCTGGGGACCGCACAGACCAGCGCACCGTGTGGGCCATCTTCAGTTTTCTGGTGTGGGACTGCATGGCTGAGGTTCTAGAGGAACCAGAAGCAAAATCGAGCGGAGGCCTGATGGGTATGATTGAGCAGCTGAGGACCAGTGGGGGGGTGGAGGCCTGTTTGCTGGAGGAGGTGGAGCAGTGTTGGACAGAAGGTGATGCTGAGTGTCTTTTACAGAGCGTGAGAGTACTCGCTCAGATACTGAGGGACCTACATCCTCGCCAGGAAAATTTCATGCTTTCCTCTCAAGTTGAAGGGCTGTCTTTGTGTCGACCTGGTAGTATAACCAGGGTCACATCCTTTCAGGGTTTTTCAGCACGGATTATCCGTAAAGCTCTTAACAGCATGGTTCCATCCTCCTCGGACCAGGATGTGACACCTCTAGCTCGACAATATAGGGAGATGTGCGTTCGCATTGCACGTTTACTGGAAGCGGTGCGGCCAAATAAAGAAACCTTTGACTTTTCGAATCCGACCATTACTGCAGTCACTCAGCATGTACGGTTGGTCTTATCAGATCGTGCTTTTGGCTCCGGAGCCTTTGACGCGGGAGTTCGCCATCGCTTGCTATCCGTGTTGGAGTTTAACCCTGCACAGTTGGGCTTGGGATCTCTAATGCGGCTCCACCAGAAGACTCTGTCGCACTTGGAAAGCTACTTGCAACTCGGAGAGCATCACAACTTCCAGTTCGTTTTGGAGTCAGTTCGGATACTCGGACCCGCAAAGTTGCTTTCAGTCAGAAAGGTTTACGGGCCCGTCGCCATTGACAGTGGAGTGGAGGAGGTACTTCGTTTTAGAACATCAGAGCTCACTTCTTTCCTGGTTCGAATACACTGCCTCTGCTATGAAGAGGGGAGAGGATGCTTCAAGGTTGGCACACCACGCTGCATGTGTATGGATCTGCCCAAAGCAGAGGGTTTGCGTGAAATGCTTGCTGGGAACATTCTGGCTGAAGTCAGAGGGAAAGTATGGATTAGAGAGGGAGAAAGTGAAGGGTGGGATAAACTGGAGTCTTTGGCTCAAAAATGCTCTGCTCAGATCAGAGATGAAGGCTGCTGCTTTAAAGTCATAAACAGTGGATTAGAATGTGAAATTAAATTCATATATAGGAGTCAAAGGTTGTGGGCGGAGCCACATAGGGACTGTGAGGTAAATTAA